In Mycoplasma sp. OR1901, the genomic window AGGAAACGGATACCCAATGGGACTTGATTTTGGTAGAGCGCCAAGTATTAGAACTTTAAGAGGTTTAGTGTTTAAAGATATCATAAAACCACAAAACGGAAGCAGACAAGTTCAAAGAGTAAATTTTGCTAATAATGAAGAAAATTACAAGCTTAAGTTAATTGATTTAGAAAAAGCAGGATTTGAGAACTTCATACCAAAAATCCCTGGTGTACAAGAACCAAAAATTACATTCACTAATGGAAATGCAACAAAATACTTATTAATTACTGATAATGGTGAAATTACTTCTAAAGGTATTCAAAACATTACTAAATTCTTTGATTTAGCTAAAAACTTAGACAGAACAATAAGAGTTGCCAAAGGTAATACAAGTACAATAGAATCACTTAAAAGATATGGTTATACAGTCGAAGAAGTCGATGTAGATAACCCATTTGTATTTTCATAGGAGGAAACAATGAATTTTATTAAGAAAAATAAAATATTTTTAGGTTTTGCAAGTTTATCATTGTTGTCTGTCGCTATATCGTGTTCAAATAATTCAAAAGTTGAAAATAATAAAACAAAAAAACAAAATTTAACCGATAAAAAAAGTGAATTAAAAAAACTTTTAAGTGATGATATCTTAAATATTGGTTCTGATCAAAAAAGTGATTTTGAAACAAAAATTGAAAATGCAAAAAGTTTTAATGAGTTAAATAAAATATCAGCCGATTTAAATAAAATCAAAGAGTCATCAATTGGTGCTAAAAGTATTGAGGAATTAAAAACATACGCAATTAACCAATTATCTAATTTAAGAGATATAAAAAACTATGAATCTAAAATTACTTTAGCAAACGAAAAAGCAAGTTTAGTGAATATTATTAAAGAAATTGAGGAAGAAGTTTCAAAACAGGGCGATTTTCAAGATTCTGATAAAGAAAGATCAAAAACAGAATTTAATAAATTAGTGAGTGAAGATTCTTTTGCAGAAGTTTCTGTATTTGAATTATATAATCCTACTCCTAATTTTTTAGGTCCACAACCTAGAACTAAAAATGAAGTTCTACCTACTGCTTTTATTAAGAACTTATCTTTATGAAAAGCAAAAGTAAAACCTAAATATTCATGATTTTTAGATACGTCCATTACAAATGCAAGATATGAAACTACTGCGGCCAAAGCTAACCAAAGTGGTGAACTTCTTGTAAGTATAACCTTTTTCAATAAGTTTGACGATTCACAAGTGAATACTAAAACATTTAAGATTTCTGGGTTTAAATCTAATCCTCAAGGTTTAGATGATGACGGAACTATTTTAACAAGCAATACTGAAAGATTGAGTACTCCTGATGAACAATATGTAGCTTTAGATCAAAAAGAAAGATTCAATCTTGATGACTCTAAATATGTTACAGTATTAAAAGAACAACTAAGGGTTAGTGATTGAAAAAATCTTCGTAAGGATGCTAACACAACAACAGAAGAACAAGTTAAAAAATATAATGAAAAAGCTAAAGAAGTTGGCTTAAGTTCATATGAATCAACGGCTTTAAAAGGTTTTTCATTACCTAAATATAAAGCAGATGGTAGTTTTGAAGGGTTCAGTATTAATACTGAAAGATTAATACCTATGGGTCCTACATGAGCTGATGCTTTAGGTGGACGTAGTACATATCAAATTGGTGGTCTTTCAAGAAGAATTACTAATAAAAACTATTTAAATATTGCTAAACAATCTTATTCAGTTTCATTTAGTAACCAAAAAGTTACTGAATTAGAAAGTGAGAAATTGGTAATCCAAAGAGATTTACAATTTAAAGATCATTTAGAAAAGTTTGCAGAAAATATTAAAGATCAAACAAATAGAGAAAAATATTTACAACTTATTAAAGATGCTAAATCAAATCCATATTACTTAAAACAACATGAAGCAGCAATTTGAGATATTATAGCAAGTGAAAATACACCACAATTTGCAAGCGATACTTATGTTAAATACTTAAATGGTGAACGTGAATTTTATAACGAAATAGTCGATAAATTAGATGTTAGACAAGATACAAAAGATAATCTTAAAAAAGAAATTGCCAATTTAAATCAATTTTACAATGTAGAAAGATTAGGAAATGATGGGACAACTCCATCAGGAACAATGTGAATTATGGATTATGAAATTCCTGCGGATGGAAAATATCCTACAAAATTTTATTTTGGAACTAACTTACATGTTGCTGATAGTATTTCTAAAAAAAGAAATTTATTCAGTGGTTTAGGTTTAATTAGATTAAATGGTGATAACAATGGTATTTTCAATAATTTCAAAATTATCGA contains:
- the mip gene encoding Ig-specific serine endopeptidase MIP — protein: MNFIKKNKIFLGFASLSLLSVAISCSNNSKVENNKTKKQNLTDKKSELKKLLSDDILNIGSDQKSDFETKIENAKSFNELNKISADLNKIKESSIGAKSIEELKTYAINQLSNLRDIKNYESKITLANEKASLVNIIKEIEEEVSKQGDFQDSDKERSKTEFNKLVSEDSFAEVSVFELYNPTPNFLGPQPRTKNEVLPTAFIKNLSLWKAKVKPKYSWFLDTSITNARYETTAAKANQSGELLVSITFFNKFDDSQVNTKTFKISGFKSNPQGLDDDGTILTSNTERLSTPDEQYVALDQKERFNLDDSKYVTVLKEQLRVSDWKNLRKDANTTTEEQVKKYNEKAKEVGLSSYESTALKGFSLPKYKADGSFEGFSINTERLIPMGPTWADALGGRSTYQIGGLSRRITNKNYLNIAKQSYSVSFSNQKVTELESEKLVIQRDLQFKDHLEKFAENIKDQTNREKYLQLIKDAKSNPYYLKQHEAAIWDIIASENTPQFASDTYVKYLNGEREFYNEIVDKLDVRQDTKDNLKKEIANLNQFYNVERLGNDGTTPSGTMWIMDYEIPADGKYPTKFYFGTNLHVADSISKKRNLFSGLGLIRLNGDNNGIFNNFKIIEMEVENETFTSFMLNPEVINVVFDGRDYLNTSPKDFITESQKSAFNDAEEFLDFAVIEIDFSKVDFNKMFAQGSKSLEFEKEKSKENFAAWVTNNYAKWEDKDKAKFKSESYLKNYKKIEFPLATKGQYDWSKLDQIFALGFPKSISKGFYDYFFKPYIDDDQKERGEWSHSLWTNADHKFYDIQVTEDGPQGDIDLINRGNFLSYNIGFRSFAYKPGLTDAFLAAPLVGENPDPIKNMYVSTQDDKKYINYGLEYLPRWFTPGFGASGSSLRTQNNEIVAIYHATNPGSNTGLAAAFRSEGFDYNGMFGNYKLPQYDLIYGGGKEQKNSYRQAMLKLNENNPNAKTYLFPEGFNKIPKEFEFKETDGYIKFADQTKQEKGKNE